In Pseudosulfitobacter pseudonitzschiae, the sequence ATCCACCACATCAGTTTTACCGGATCGGTCGGCACCGGCGCATTGGTGCAACAGGCTGCGGGGGCCAACGTGGTGCCCGTGACGCTGGAACTGGGCGGCAAATCTCCGCAACTGGTGTTTGACGATGCCGACATCGACGCGGCCCTGCCGTTTCTGGTCAACGCGGGCATCCAGAACGCGGGCCAGACATGCTCGGCCTCGTCCCGTATCCTTGTGCAACGCGGCGTTTACGATGCCGTGCGCGACCGCATGGCCGAAGCATACCGCGCGCTGACCGTTGGCCCCGCGATGGACAACCTGCGCGTCGGGCCGCTGATTTCCAACCGCCAGCGCGACATTGTTCAGGGGTTTCTGGACAAGGGCGCCGATCTGACCATCGCCGCCACCGGACAGTTGCAAAACGCATCGGAAAACGGGGCCTATATACTGCCAACGCTGTTTGCAGACGTGCCGCCCGACCACACGCTGGCCCGCGACGAGATTTTTGGCCCCGTTCAGGTGCTGATCCCCTTCGACACCGAAGAAGAGGCCGTGCAGATCGCCAACAGCACCGACTATGGTCTGGTTGCCGCAGTCTGGACCGCGAACGGCGCGCGCCAGATGCGACTGGCCAAAGCGCTGCGCGCCGGACAGGTGTTCATCAACAACTACGGCGCAGGCGGCGGAGTCGAACTGCCCTTTGGCGGCACCGGCAAATCGGGACATGGTCGCGAAAAAGGGTTCGAGGCGCTCTACGGCTTTTCCACACTCAAAACAGTAGCGGCCCATCACGGCTGATCTTACGCAGGGAGAGAGAAACATGCGACTACAAGGAAAAACAGCAATCGTAACAGGTGCCGCTTCGGGCTTTGGCGAAGGCATCGTGCGCCGCTTTGCCGCCGAAGGGGCCCGCGTTCTGGTGGCCGACATCAACGGCGAAGGCGCGGCGAAAGTGGCTGCCGATCTGGGCACCGAATATTGTCAGGTGGACGTAGGCAGTGGCGCGTCGGTGCAGGCGATGGCCGACACCGCGCTAAAGGCACTGGGACAGGTTGATATTCTGGTCAACAACGCGGGCATCACCCACATGCCGCAGCCGAT encodes:
- a CDS encoding aldehyde dehydrogenase family protein, with translation MSTSLWFDPTEILIGGTWQPCASGQTIALTNPSDGSELAHIARGTSDDIDAAVTAAQAALDGEWGRMTALERGRLLTEIGRRVLDYVDTLAEIEACDVGKPLGQARADAVALARYMEFYGGAADKVHGATIPYLDGYTVYTLREPHGVTGHIVPWNYPMQIIGRSVGAALTMGNACVLKPAEEACLTALAFARICQEVGLPDGALNVVTGLGVEAGAALSGHAGIHHISFTGSVGTGALVQQAAGANVVPVTLELGGKSPQLVFDDADIDAALPFLVNAGIQNAGQTCSASSRILVQRGVYDAVRDRMAEAYRALTVGPAMDNLRVGPLISNRQRDIVQGFLDKGADLTIAATGQLQNASENGAYILPTLFADVPPDHTLARDEIFGPVQVLIPFDTEEEAVQIANSTDYGLVAAVWTANGARQMRLAKALRAGQVFINNYGAGGGVELPFGGTGKSGHGREKGFEALYGFSTLKTVAAHHG